A single genomic interval of Salvelinus sp. IW2-2015 unplaced genomic scaffold, ASM291031v2 Un_scaffold5590, whole genome shotgun sequence harbors:
- the LOC112078374 gene encoding guanine nucleotide-binding protein G(o) subunit alpha-like — MNKIDLFQEKILHSGRHLRLYVPQFKGADCDVDAAARYIAGMFVSLNATPSKLIYHHFTTATDTSNVQIVFQVVMDTIIKENLEAVSLL, encoded by the exons ATGAACAAGATCGATCTTTTTCAAGAGAAGATTTTACATTCGGGGCGGCATCTACGGCTGTATGTGCCGCAGTTCAAAG gtGCAGACTGTGACGTGGACGCTGCGGCCCGATACATCGCCGGAATGTTTGTGTCTCTCAACGCCACGCCCAGTAAACTCATCTACCACCACTTCACCACGGCAACGGACACCTCCAACGTACAGATTGTTTTCCAGGTCGTCATGGACACCATCATCAAAGAGAACCTAGAGGCCGTCTCTCTGCTTTGA